A window from Pseudoliparis swirei isolate HS2019 ecotype Mariana Trench chromosome 17, NWPU_hadal_v1, whole genome shotgun sequence encodes these proteins:
- the LOC130206903 gene encoding uncharacterized protein LOC130206903, producing MATLSGLCVLLLAALSRAVAGDNVTPVYFTDGDVLTLNVTRSDTKPIQNILWKFNGNLLAERVQNKAPLELFGTFIGRTDLSIADARLVVRNMSKADTGAYSVEINSKVHAQSYDAKWIKVLRQPEVVMRPLTCSPVSESCTLSCEADTTEAGPVTHSWKMGVNQLKVSTKDMQINKTDHVNDETITCLISNPLGEQVSAPINNPFYVAPTNNTPGIVVPILLVLCVVVVVVVVLVLWKRKLGPFKNRDATKTVSTTLSPLGGVSGTPSEEHGLTEKGVNETA from the coding sequence ATGGCGACGCTGAGCGGGTTGTGTGTGCTACTACTAGCGGCGCTGAGCCGAGCCGTGGCCGGAGATAATGTGACGCCGGTCTACTTCACGGATGGCGACGTGCTAACGTTGAACGTCACGCGCTCCGATACCAAGCCGATCCAAAACATCCTGTGGAAGTTTAACGGAAACCTGCTGGCCGAGAGGGTCCAGAACAAGGCCCCCCTGGAGCTGTTCGGCACCTTTATTGGGCGCACCGACCTGAGCATTGCGGACGCGCGCCTGGTCGTCCGCAACATGTCTAAGGCGGACACGGGCGCGTATTCGGTGGAGATAAACAGCAAAGTGCACGCGCAGAGCTACGACGCGAAGTGGATCAAGGTGCTCCGCCAGCCCGAGGTGGTGATGCGACCGTTGACGTGCTCGCCGGTTTCGGAGAGTTGCACCCTGAGCTGTGAGGCGGACACCACAGAGGCGGGGCCCGTCACCCACAGCTGGAAGATGGGAGTCAATCAGTTGAAGGTGTCAACCAAGGACATGCAAATCAACAAGACTGACCATGTCAATGATGAGACCATCACCTGCCTGATATCTAACCCACTCGGTGAACAAGTTAGTGCACCCATTAACAATCCCTTCTATGTGGCCCCAACCAATAATACTCCGGGGATAGTGGTTCCTATTCTGCTGGTCTTGTGTGTGGTTGTAGTtgtagttgtggttctggtTTTGTGGAAACGGAAGTTGGGTCCTTTCAAAAATCGAGACGCCACCAAAACGGTCTCAACGACTCTGTCTCCTCTGGGGGGCGTTTCCGGTACGCCATCCGAGGAACATGGACTGACAGAGAAAGGCGTCAACGAAACTGCCTGA